From a region of the candidate division KSB1 bacterium genome:
- a CDS encoding hexose kinase, whose amino-acid sequence MSFVLCAGPNPALQRTLRFPQLQWGEVNRARQKQVSGGGKGTNVARILGQLGQAARLLTFVGGAVGDEFLSVLAVEGVEVVPVRTVASTRVCFTLIEDEAGRQTEIVEEAEPVREEEVGAYLETYRELLPQARAVVISGTSPPGTPATLYAELVSRAREAGLPVILDAPGELLLRGVQERPLLAKPNRRELSALFPELPLEEQMRKLLEMGAQNVLVTDGPHPAFFLSSDRRLRVVPPEVIAVNPIGSGDAVAAGIAFALLAGKELVEAVRFGIACGVANTQTPLAGHLDPACVERFFPLVSIREDY is encoded by the coding sequence ATGTCGTTTGTGCTCTGCGCGGGCCCGAATCCCGCGCTCCAAAGGACCCTCCGGTTTCCCCAGCTGCAATGGGGCGAGGTCAATCGGGCTCGGCAGAAACAGGTCTCCGGTGGCGGCAAGGGCACGAACGTGGCGCGCATTCTCGGTCAGCTCGGCCAGGCGGCCAGGCTCCTGACGTTCGTGGGAGGAGCTGTGGGGGACGAATTCCTGAGCGTGCTGGCTGTGGAGGGGGTCGAGGTTGTGCCTGTACGTACCGTGGCCTCTACCCGCGTCTGTTTCACCTTGATCGAGGACGAGGCGGGGCGACAAACGGAGATTGTGGAGGAAGCTGAGCCGGTCCGGGAGGAAGAGGTAGGGGCGTACCTCGAAACGTACAGGGAGCTGCTGCCTCAGGCCCGTGCCGTGGTTATTTCGGGAACGAGCCCTCCAGGCACTCCGGCGACCCTCTACGCCGAGCTTGTATCCCGTGCCCGCGAAGCGGGCTTGCCTGTGATCCTCGACGCTCCGGGTGAATTGCTCCTGCGGGGAGTCCAGGAGCGACCTCTTTTGGCTAAACCCAACCGGCGGGAACTCAGCGCCCTTTTCCCGGAACTCCCGCTGGAAGAACAGATGCGAAAATTGCTCGAGATGGGGGCGCAGAACGTGCTGGTCACAGACGGCCCGCACCCGGCTTTCTTTCTCTCCTCCGACCGCAGGCTGCGGGTCGTTCCTCCGGAGGTGATCGCGGTCAATCCCATCGGCTCGGGGGACGCCGTGGCAGCTGGAATCGCCTTTGCCCTGCTCGCCGGCAAGGAACTGGTGGAGGCCGTACGATTTGGCATCGCCTGCGGCGTAGCCAACACCCAGACCCCTCTGGCTGGCCATCTGGACCCCGCCTGCGTCGAGCGCTTCTTCCCCCTGGTCTCGATCCGAGAGGATTACTGA
- a CDS encoding RNA polymerase sigma factor RpoD/SigA — MRGGRHRQGGESRFLRTYIEEIHKRPLLSVEQERELALRARRGDPEALQKLVESNLRFVVMIANEYRDAGLPMPDLINEGNLGLLEAARRYDVTRGVKFISYAVWWIRQAILQALARYNRTVRIPVNHIWAIQKVGRVRQRLQQKLGRDPSAEEVTAAMDIRTWGLQKRLARLGQGLELSLDRPFGGDSDLTLMDRLGLVEDSASSPTSEEEFHTELEAVLKTLEPREAAIVKMFFGIGYERPHTLVEIGSVLGISRERVRQLKNRAITKLRHGSRQSRLRAFLG, encoded by the coding sequence ATGCGGGGTGGGAGGCACAGGCAGGGAGGGGAAAGCCGATTCCTTAGAACGTATATCGAGGAGATCCACAAACGACCGCTGCTCAGCGTAGAGCAGGAGCGAGAACTGGCTCTGCGCGCCCGCCGCGGCGACCCCGAAGCGCTTCAAAAGCTTGTGGAGAGCAACCTGCGCTTTGTGGTCATGATCGCCAACGAATACCGAGACGCCGGATTGCCCATGCCTGATCTCATCAACGAGGGGAATCTGGGTCTGCTGGAGGCGGCGCGGCGCTACGATGTGACGCGCGGGGTCAAGTTCATCTCCTACGCGGTGTGGTGGATCCGACAAGCGATCCTCCAGGCCCTGGCCAGATACAATCGGACGGTCCGCATCCCCGTCAATCACATCTGGGCCATTCAGAAGGTCGGGAGGGTCAGACAGCGTCTGCAGCAGAAACTCGGCCGCGACCCAAGCGCCGAGGAGGTAACTGCGGCGATGGATATTCGGACCTGGGGGCTGCAGAAGCGCTTGGCACGCCTCGGCCAGGGCCTGGAGCTGTCGCTGGATCGTCCTTTCGGCGGGGACTCCGACCTCACCTTGATGGACCGGCTTGGGTTGGTGGAGGACAGCGCTTCGAGTCCCACTTCCGAGGAGGAATTTCACACGGAACTCGAGGCCGTCCTCAAAACCCTTGAGCCCCGGGAAGCGGCGATCGTGAAGATGTTCTTCGGGATCGGCTACGAGCGTCCCCACACGCTTGTGGAAATCGGGAGCGTCCTGGGAATCAGTCGCGAACGGGTGCGCCAGTTGAAGAACCGGGCCATTACCAAACTTCGCCACGGTTCGCGTCAGAGCCGGCTGCGAGCCTTCCTGGGGTAG
- a CDS encoding pyruvate dehydrogenase complex E1 component subunit beta produces the protein MAQISYREALNQAMTEEMERDERVFLMGEEVGFYQGAYKVSQGMLQRFGEKRVIDTPIAELGFVGVGVGAALAGLRPIVEVMTWNFAILAADQIVNHAAKIRYMFGGQAKVPIVIRGPGGAAHQLAATHSQSLEAWWAHVPGLKVVMPSTPYDAKGLLKSAIRDDNPVIFIEAELLYGMKGEVPEEEYLIPLGVADVKREGEDVTVIAHSKMVHVALRAAAELAEEGISVEVIDPRTIRPLDTETLFRSVRKTNRVVIVEEGWPFAGVGAEFAYRIQRECFDDLDAPVERVTGADVPMPYNKNLERAAIPDVERVKKAVKRVLYL, from the coding sequence ATGGCCCAGATTAGCTACCGTGAGGCTCTCAACCAGGCCATGACCGAGGAGATGGAGCGCGACGAGCGCGTATTCCTGATGGGCGAGGAGGTAGGATTCTACCAGGGGGCGTACAAGGTGAGCCAGGGGATGCTCCAGCGCTTTGGCGAGAAACGCGTCATCGACACACCCATTGCGGAGTTGGGCTTCGTCGGGGTAGGGGTAGGTGCGGCTCTTGCGGGGCTGCGTCCCATCGTCGAGGTCATGACCTGGAATTTCGCCATTCTCGCCGCGGATCAGATTGTGAACCACGCGGCTAAGATCCGCTACATGTTCGGCGGGCAGGCCAAGGTGCCCATCGTGATTCGCGGACCAGGGGGAGCTGCCCACCAGCTGGCGGCCACCCATTCTCAGAGCCTGGAGGCCTGGTGGGCCCATGTGCCGGGCCTGAAGGTCGTGATGCCAAGCACCCCCTATGACGCCAAGGGTTTGCTCAAATCGGCCATACGCGACGACAACCCCGTCATTTTCATCGAGGCGGAGCTCCTGTATGGGATGAAGGGGGAAGTGCCCGAGGAGGAGTACCTGATCCCCCTGGGGGTCGCCGATGTGAAGCGCGAGGGCGAAGACGTTACGGTGATCGCGCACTCGAAGATGGTCCACGTAGCCTTGCGCGCGGCCGCTGAACTGGCGGAGGAGGGGATTTCCGTAGAGGTAATCGATCCGCGGACGATCCGTCCCCTTGACACCGAGACGCTCTTTCGCTCGGTGCGCAAGACGAACCGCGTGGTCATCGTCGAGGAAGGCTGGCCTTTTGCCGGGGTGGGTGCCGAGTTCGCCTACCGGATCCAGCGGGAGTGTTTCGACGATTTGGACGCGCCGGTGGAGCGCGTAACTGGTGCGGACGTGCCCATGCCTTACAACAAGAACCTCGAGCGCGCCGCCATCCCCGACGTGGAGCGTGTGAAGAAAGCCGTGAAGCGGGTGCTTTACCTGTGA
- a CDS encoding ferritin family protein translates to MGKVKILRLEIQEALKHAIQVEMDLTRFYEAAVNRAATARMRELLERILAEEQKHRLYYEKTYEELTGHRILYLNVDPRRRLAEVVPVVEETQDLLEQALRNEEKAAAFYGEAARLVPPGWVRAKFEEMAEVEREHQALLRSGTAESVGTERTSEEKPRAAAHAA, encoded by the coding sequence ATGGGGAAGGTGAAGATCCTGCGGCTGGAGATCCAGGAGGCTTTGAAGCACGCGATCCAAGTGGAGATGGACCTCACGCGTTTTTACGAGGCGGCAGTCAACCGAGCGGCCACTGCTCGGATGCGCGAGCTCTTGGAACGGATTTTAGCGGAAGAGCAAAAGCACCGCCTGTATTACGAGAAAACCTACGAGGAACTCACGGGCCACCGGATCCTGTACCTGAACGTCGACCCTCGGCGCAGGCTGGCGGAGGTTGTCCCCGTCGTGGAGGAGACGCAGGATCTGCTCGAGCAGGCGCTTCGGAATGAGGAGAAGGCGGCGGCCTTTTACGGGGAGGCGGCGCGTCTGGTTCCACCGGGATGGGTGCGGGCCAAATTTGAGGAGATGGCCGAGGTCGAGCGAGAGCACCAGGCGCTGCTTCGCTCTGGCACGGCCGAATCGGTGGGGACCGAGCGCACAAGTGAGGAGAAGCCGCGGGCCGCTGCCCATGCGGCGTAG
- a CDS encoding MBL fold metallo-hydrolase: MSERGEFLVRFWGVRGSYPVPGPSTAQYGGNTPCVEVQVNGQRIILDAGTGIIGLGKKLMGEFAAGRGEGKISVVLLISHTHYDHIQGLPFFLPAHSGEGILHIFGPAAMTGEFGDALTRAMLPAYSPLCLDELRSTKVIRSLQESHVVLLGPEDSEPRVLEAVRDQTQLPAGHVLIRAMRSYSHPKGGTYVFRVEAEGKSVVYATDTEGYVGGDARLIAFARGTNLLIHDAQYTTSEYLDPQAPKQGYGHSTVDMAVDVAKAAGAQQLVLFHHDPDHDDNAVREMEAYARRLFPATDAAREGSVYRL, translated from the coding sequence ATGTCCGAGCGGGGCGAATTCCTTGTGCGCTTCTGGGGAGTAAGGGGGAGTTACCCCGTCCCGGGTCCCAGCACGGCGCAATACGGGGGCAACACGCCGTGTGTCGAGGTCCAGGTCAACGGGCAGCGCATTATTCTTGATGCCGGGACGGGGATCATCGGCCTGGGCAAGAAGCTGATGGGCGAGTTTGCGGCGGGCCGGGGCGAGGGCAAAATCAGCGTCGTGCTGCTCATCAGCCATACCCACTACGATCATATTCAGGGTTTGCCCTTCTTCCTTCCAGCTCACTCAGGAGAGGGGATTCTCCACATCTTTGGTCCTGCTGCGATGACGGGTGAGTTTGGAGACGCTCTTACCCGGGCGATGCTTCCCGCGTACTCGCCCCTCTGTTTGGACGAGCTGCGGAGCACCAAGGTAATCCGCAGCCTGCAGGAGTCCCACGTGGTCCTTCTCGGCCCCGAGGATTCCGAACCAAGGGTCCTGGAGGCGGTCCGGGATCAGACGCAGCTACCGGCAGGGCACGTGCTCATCCGCGCGATGCGGAGCTATTCGCACCCCAAAGGAGGCACCTACGTCTTCCGCGTGGAGGCCGAGGGCAAAAGCGTGGTCTACGCCACCGACACGGAGGGATACGTAGGGGGCGACGCGCGGCTCATCGCCTTCGCCAGAGGGACCAACTTGCTGATCCACGACGCTCAATATACCACCTCGGAATACCTCGATCCGCAAGCGCCTAAGCAAGGATACGGCCACAGTACAGTGGACATGGCGGTCGATGTGGCGAAGGCGGCGGGGGCACAACAGCTGGTCCTCTTTCACCACGATCCTGACCACGACGACAACGCCGTTCGGGAAATGGAAGCCTACGCCCGCCGGCTCTTTCCTGCCACCGACGCGGCCAGGGAGGGGTCCGTTTATCGTCTGTGA
- the pdhA gene encoding pyruvate dehydrogenase (acetyl-transferring) E1 component subunit alpha, translating into MAVSSRTQRGSKGETKPLPIPEGLDDQTLLKWYRQMLLIRRFELEAARAYGLGKIGGFLHLYIGQEATGVGAIAAIREDDYVVSAYRDHGHALLKGIDPKVAMAELYGKVTGCCRGKGGSMHFFDYERRFLGGYAIVGGQIPIATGVGLKIKYTGGHEVVLCFFGEGAINQGAFHESMNLAELWKLPVVYICENNRYAMGTPLERASSLFDLSQKACAYNMARAVANGMDVFDVYSKVSDAVRRAREESLPTLIEARTYRFRGHSMSDPAHYRTKEELEEQMKNDPLVTFPALLKKMGILTDELDRQLQEEVKAEIQEAVDFAEQSPEPDLEELYRDVYVEG; encoded by the coding sequence ATGGCGGTTTCTTCCAGGACTCAGAGAGGTTCCAAGGGGGAAACGAAGCCCCTGCCGATTCCGGAAGGTCTGGACGACCAAACGCTCTTGAAGTGGTACCGGCAGATGCTCCTCATCCGGAGGTTCGAGCTGGAGGCGGCGCGCGCCTACGGTCTGGGGAAGATTGGGGGCTTCTTACACTTGTACATCGGGCAGGAGGCCACCGGAGTAGGAGCCATCGCAGCCATTCGAGAGGACGACTACGTGGTCTCCGCTTACCGGGATCACGGCCACGCCCTGCTCAAGGGGATCGATCCTAAAGTGGCTATGGCAGAGCTGTACGGGAAAGTGACGGGCTGTTGCCGTGGCAAGGGGGGATCGATGCACTTTTTCGATTACGAGCGTCGCTTCCTCGGAGGCTACGCGATCGTCGGGGGCCAGATCCCGATCGCCACCGGCGTTGGGCTCAAGATCAAGTACACCGGCGGTCATGAGGTTGTGCTTTGTTTCTTCGGGGAAGGGGCGATCAACCAGGGGGCCTTCCACGAGTCGATGAACCTGGCGGAGCTGTGGAAGCTCCCCGTCGTGTACATCTGCGAGAACAATCGGTACGCGATGGGCACACCGCTGGAACGCGCCTCGTCCCTCTTCGACCTCTCGCAAAAGGCTTGCGCTTACAACATGGCGCGGGCTGTCGCCAACGGAATGGACGTGTTCGACGTCTACAGCAAGGTTTCAGATGCGGTGCGTCGTGCCCGGGAAGAAAGCCTGCCGACACTCATCGAGGCCAGAACCTACCGCTTTCGGGGGCACTCGATGTCCGATCCGGCTCACTATCGTACCAAGGAAGAGCTCGAAGAGCAGATGAAAAATGACCCGCTGGTGACCTTCCCCGCCCTGCTTAAGAAGATGGGGATTCTCACGGACGAGCTGGACCGGCAGCTCCAGGAGGAGGTGAAGGCGGAGATCCAGGAGGCCGTGGATTTCGCCGAGCAAAGCCCGGAGCCGGATCTGGAGGAGCTCTATCGCGACGTGTACGTGGAGGGATGA